One region of Clostridiales bacterium genomic DNA includes:
- a CDS encoding NAD(P)H-dependent oxidoreductase, with protein sequence MKSLILYYSYRGNTQRIAERIHSAIGGDIARIDTVVPYTGSYDDVVAQGEQEVKRGFLPELKAMDIDLDRYDTIVLGTPVWWYTCAPATRAFLTAHDLGGKTVYPFATNGGWLGRTLKDVAALCPGADVKPGLDVHFDDTTLRTPDKTIDRWIAAIHD encoded by the coding sequence ATGAAATCTCTCATTCTTTATTATTCTTACCGCGGCAACACGCAGCGCATCGCCGAGCGCATCCACAGCGCCATCGGCGGCGACATCGCCCGCATCGACACCGTCGTACCCTACACCGGCTCATATGACGATGTGGTCGCGCAGGGCGAGCAGGAGGTCAAGCGCGGCTTCCTGCCGGAGCTCAAGGCGATGGACATCGACCTTGACCGCTACGATACGATCGTGCTCGGCACGCCCGTCTGGTGGTACACCTGCGCCCCGGCCACGCGCGCGTTCCTGACCGCGCACGACCTCGGTGGCAAGACCGTCTACCCCTTCGCCACGAACGGCGGCTGGCTTGGCCGCACGCTCAAGGACGTGGCGGCGCTGTGCCCGGGCGCGGACGTGAAACCGGGCCTCGACGTGCACTTCGACGACACGACCCTGCGCACGCCGGACAAGACCATTGACCGCTGGATCGCGGCCATCCACGACTGA
- a CDS encoding flavodoxin: MKKLIPVLTGAIMLLSLAACGSRTAAPEATTAPAAADGKTLVVYFSATGSTKTAAEAIAAATGGDLLELEPAEPYTSADLDYNNADSRVSREHDDETLRDVALKTTTVANWAGYDTVYIGYPIWWGIAAWPVDTFVKANDFTGKTVIPFCTSGSSDIGESGAQLAALAGTGDWQEGQRFPSAVTQQEVTDWVKSLGK, translated from the coding sequence ATGAAAAAGCTCATCCCCGTGCTGACCGGCGCGATCATGCTGCTGAGCCTCGCCGCCTGCGGCAGCAGGACCGCAGCGCCCGAGGCCACCACGGCCCCCGCCGCTGCCGACGGCAAGACGCTCGTCGTCTATTTCTCCGCGACCGGCAGCACGAAGACCGCGGCCGAGGCCATCGCCGCCGCGACGGGCGGCGATCTGCTGGAGCTCGAACCGGCCGAGCCGTACACGAGCGCCGACCTGGACTACAACAACGCCGACAGCCGCGTCTCGCGCGAGCATGACGACGAGACCCTGCGCGACGTGGCGCTCAAGACCACGACCGTGGCGAACTGGGCCGGCTATGACACCGTCTACATCGGCTACCCGATCTGGTGGGGCATCGCCGCGTGGCCTGTGGACACGTTCGTCAAGGCCAATGACTTCACCGGCAAGACGGTCATCCCCTTCTGCACCTCCGGCAGCAGCGACATCGGCGAGAGCGGCGCGCAGCTCGCGGCGCTCGCCGGCACCGGCGACTGGCAGGAGGGCCAGCGCTTCCCCTCCGCCGTCACGCAGCAGGAAGTCACCGACTGGGTCAAGTCCCTCGGCAAATGA
- a CDS encoding GDSL-type esterase/lipase family protein yields the protein MIEILCFGDSNTYGFTPDWKHRYGRDIRYPGVLQTLLGDGYYVAEDGLVGRTAAFPDSNRDGRSALETLPLSIESHGPVQYIVLMLGTNDCKIDKTRSAEDVGAGMDKLVRLVIGMLPAWTKILLVAPPPLGPAAPQRDPEYDAQSLAVSQGVAAQYQMIAEAYGLRFLDAGTVTQMSALDGEHLDPDGHKKLAAAIADIVRRDCEA from the coding sequence GTGATCGAGATCCTCTGTTTCGGCGACAGCAACACCTATGGCTTCACGCCCGACTGGAAGCACCGCTACGGGCGCGACATTCGCTATCCCGGCGTGCTGCAGACCCTGCTCGGCGACGGGTATTACGTCGCGGAGGACGGCCTGGTCGGCCGCACAGCGGCCTTTCCGGACAGCAACCGCGACGGGCGCTCCGCGCTCGAGACGCTGCCGCTGAGCATCGAGAGCCACGGCCCGGTGCAGTACATCGTGCTCATGCTCGGCACGAACGACTGCAAGATCGACAAGACCCGCTCCGCCGAGGACGTGGGCGCCGGCATGGACAAGCTCGTGCGGCTCGTCATCGGCATGCTGCCCGCGTGGACGAAGATCCTGCTCGTGGCCCCGCCGCCGCTCGGCCCGGCCGCGCCGCAGCGCGACCCGGAGTATGACGCGCAGTCGCTCGCCGTCTCGCAGGGCGTGGCGGCGCAGTATCAGATGATCGCCGAGGCGTATGGCCTGCGGTTTCTGGACGCCGGCACGGTCACGCAGATGAGCGCGCTCGACGGCGAGCATCTCGACCCCGACGGGCACAAGAAGCTGGCCGCCGCCATCGCGGATATCGTCCGCCGCGACTGCGAGGCGTGA
- a CDS encoding SufD family Fe-S cluster assembly protein gives MDAIEKKLLEEVADLHGIPEGAYNIRADGKLAGRNTTAHINIVTKEDKPGIDIYIAPGTKNESVHIPVIISQTGLKDMVYNDFYIGEDCDVTIVAGCGIHNCGTQESRHDGIHSFFVGKNAKVRYIEKHYGEGDGNGENVMNPTTIVDLGENAYMEMETTQIKGIDSTYRDTQAHLSDGATLIIKEKIMTHGHQHAETNFSVDLDGYDSSTNVISRSVAKDHSSQMFNSNIRGNNKCAGHSECDAIIMDSGTVGARPEITANCVEASLIHEAAIGKIAGEQLDKLMTLGLTEKEAEEQIISGFLK, from the coding sequence ATGGATGCAATTGAGAAAAAACTGCTCGAAGAGGTCGCCGACCTCCACGGCATCCCCGAGGGTGCCTATAACATCCGCGCCGACGGCAAGCTCGCCGGCCGCAACACGACCGCGCACATCAACATCGTCACGAAGGAAGACAAGCCCGGCATCGACATTTACATCGCCCCCGGCACGAAAAACGAGAGCGTGCACATCCCGGTCATCATTTCCCAGACCGGCCTCAAGGACATGGTCTACAATGACTTTTACATCGGCGAGGACTGCGATGTGACCATCGTCGCCGGCTGCGGCATCCACAACTGCGGCACGCAGGAGTCCCGCCACGACGGCATCCACAGCTTCTTCGTCGGCAAGAACGCCAAGGTGCGCTACATCGAAAAGCACTACGGCGAGGGCGACGGCAACGGCGAGAACGTCATGAACCCGACGACGATCGTCGACCTCGGCGAGAACGCCTACATGGAGATGGAGACGACCCAGATCAAGGGCATCGACTCCACATACCGCGACACGCAGGCCCACCTGTCGGACGGCGCCACGCTCATCATCAAGGAAAAGATCATGACGCACGGCCATCAGCACGCGGAGACGAACTTCTCCGTTGACCTCGACGGCTATGATTCCAGCACGAACGTCATCTCCCGCTCCGTCGCCAAGGATCACTCCAGCCAGATGTTCAACTCCAACATCCGCGGCAACAACAAGTGCGCTGGTCACTCGGAGTGCGACGCCATCATCATGGACAGCGGCACCGTCGGCGCGCGTCCGGAGATCACGGCAAACTGCGTCGAGGCCAGCCTCATCCACGAGGCCGCCATCGGCAAGATCGCCGGCGAGCAGCTCGACAAGCTCATGACCCTCGGCCTGACCGAAAAGGAAGCCGAGGAGCAGATCATCAGCGGCTTCCTGAAGTGA
- a CDS encoding ATP-binding cassette domain-containing protein — protein sequence MLELKHLCFEAETDAGVRQILKDVSLTVDERMVVITGPNGSGKSTMAKLIAGIEQPTSGQILLDGEDITHMSITERARRGISFAFQQPVRFKGITVFDLISIASGKKLSTNEACTYLSEVGLCARDYVNREVNASLSGGELKRIEIATMLARGTKMSIFDEPEAGIDLWSFQNLISVFEKMHEAIHGSILIISHQERILETADKIVVLVDGEIRAIGSKDEIMPVLMQASSVCSRLADKV from the coding sequence ATGCTTGAACTCAAACACCTTTGCTTTGAGGCCGAAACGGACGCCGGTGTCCGCCAGATCCTCAAGGACGTGAGCCTCACGGTCGATGAACGCATGGTCGTCATCACCGGCCCGAACGGCAGCGGCAAGTCCACCATGGCCAAACTCATCGCCGGCATCGAGCAGCCGACCTCCGGCCAGATCCTGCTCGACGGGGAGGACATCACCCACATGTCCATCACCGAGCGCGCCCGCCGCGGCATCAGCTTCGCTTTCCAGCAGCCGGTGCGCTTCAAGGGCATCACGGTCTTTGACCTCATCAGCATCGCCTCCGGCAAGAAGCTCTCGACGAACGAGGCCTGCACCTATCTGTCCGAGGTCGGCCTGTGCGCACGGGATTATGTCAACCGCGAAGTGAACGCCAGCCTTTCCGGCGGCGAGCTCAAGCGCATCGAGATCGCGACCATGCTCGCCCGCGGCACGAAGATGTCCATCTTCGACGAGCCCGAGGCCGGCATCGACCTCTGGAGCTTCCAGAACCTCATCAGCGTGTTCGAGAAGATGCACGAGGCGATCCACGGCAGCATCCTCATCATTTCGCACCAGGAGCGCATTCTCGAGACGGCCGACAAGATCGTCGTGCTCGTCGACGGCGAGATCCGCGCCATCGGCAGCAAGGATGAGATCATGCCCGTGCTCATGCAGGCGTCGAGCGTGTGCAGCCGTCTGGCTGACAAGGTCTGA
- a CDS encoding glycerol-3-phosphate acyltransferase — MIPGLLAAIAVFSYLLGGLNGAIIASKYVFHRDVRDYGSGNAGLTNFFRTFGAPGLAIVIGTDVLKTVIAVVAGGLIMGTQGAASTGQVFAGFCVMLGHIYPVFYGFRGGKGVLCAETMLLIVSFPTGLVSLLIFVGIVWATRYVSLGSICGALIAPIGVLAACGKLPALLSLFCVILLVVKHRSNIGRLIRHKESKLSFKKDLSDKFDDEDF, encoded by the coding sequence ATGATCCCCGGCCTGCTCGCGGCCATCGCCGTTTTCTCCTACCTGCTCGGCGGGCTCAACGGGGCGATCATCGCATCGAAATACGTCTTTCACCGTGACGTGCGCGATTACGGCAGCGGCAACGCCGGCCTGACGAATTTCTTCCGCACGTTCGGCGCGCCCGGCCTCGCCATCGTCATCGGCACGGATGTGCTCAAGACCGTCATCGCCGTCGTGGCCGGCGGGCTCATCATGGGCACGCAGGGCGCGGCGTCCACGGGGCAGGTGTTCGCGGGCTTTTGCGTCATGCTCGGCCACATCTACCCGGTGTTTTACGGCTTTCGCGGCGGCAAGGGCGTGCTCTGCGCCGAGACGATGCTGCTGATCGTGAGCTTTCCGACCGGCCTTGTCTCGCTGCTGATTTTTGTCGGCATCGTCTGGGCCACGCGCTATGTGTCGCTCGGCAGCATCTGCGGCGCGCTCATCGCGCCCATCGGCGTGCTCGCCGCCTGCGGCAAGCTGCCGGCACTGCTGAGCCTGTTTTGCGTCATTCTGCTCGTGGTCAAGCACCGCAGCAACATCGGCCGCCTCATCCGGCACAAAGAGTCCAAACTGTCTTTTAAGAAAGACCTGTCAGATAAATTTGACGACGAAGATTTTTGA
- the der gene encoding ribosome biogenesis GTPase Der yields the protein MSRPLVAIVGRPNVGKSMLFNKLCGRRLSIVEDTPGVTRDRLYAECEWCGRTFDIVDTGGIEPSTDNEILLFMREQAQLAIDAADVVVLVTEIGTGVTAADQEVANMLLRSKKPVVLAVNKMDSTGAVDPGIYEFYSLGLGDPIAVSAVHGHGTGDLLDACLEHFPPADADDADADYTRVAVIGKPNVGKSSLVNLILGEKRVIVSNVAGTTRDSVDTRFENKYGKYIFVDTAGIRRKSRVDDRIEKFSVMRAKLAIERADVCLIMIDARDGVTEQDTKIAGLAHEAGKASIIVVNKWDLVDKETGTMEKMRKDVLRDLSFMSYAPVLFISALTGQRTERLFELINFVNDQSAMRITTGMLNNVLADAQARVQPPTDKGRRLKIYYMTQTGVKPPCFVVFCNSRELFHFSYQRYLENQIRAVFGLEGTPIRMVIRQKGEQE from the coding sequence ATGTCCAGACCCCTGGTTGCGATCGTGGGCCGGCCGAACGTCGGCAAGTCCATGCTCTTCAATAAGCTCTGTGGCCGCCGCCTGTCCATCGTGGAGGACACGCCCGGCGTCACGCGCGACCGGCTCTATGCCGAGTGCGAGTGGTGCGGCCGCACGTTCGATATCGTCGATACCGGCGGCATCGAGCCGAGCACCGACAATGAGATCCTGCTCTTCATGCGCGAGCAGGCGCAGCTCGCCATCGACGCGGCCGACGTCGTCGTGCTCGTCACCGAGATCGGCACCGGCGTCACCGCCGCCGATCAGGAAGTGGCCAATATGCTCCTGCGCTCGAAAAAGCCCGTCGTGCTGGCCGTCAACAAGATGGACTCCACCGGCGCGGTCGACCCCGGCATCTATGAGTTTTACTCCCTCGGCCTCGGCGACCCGATCGCCGTGTCCGCCGTGCACGGCCACGGCACGGGCGACCTGCTCGACGCCTGCCTGGAGCATTTCCCGCCCGCGGATGCGGACGATGCGGACGCGGACTACACCCGCGTCGCCGTCATCGGCAAGCCGAACGTCGGCAAGTCCTCGCTCGTGAACCTCATCCTCGGCGAAAAGCGCGTCATCGTCAGCAACGTCGCCGGCACGACGCGCGACAGCGTCGACACCCGCTTTGAGAACAAATACGGCAAGTATATCTTTGTCGATACCGCCGGCATCCGGCGCAAGTCCCGCGTGGACGACCGCATTGAGAAATTCTCCGTCATGCGCGCCAAGCTCGCCATCGAGCGCGCGGATGTGTGCCTGATCATGATCGACGCGCGCGACGGCGTCACGGAGCAGGACACGAAGATTGCCGGCCTCGCGCACGAGGCGGGCAAGGCGTCCATCATCGTCGTGAACAAGTGGGACCTGGTTGACAAAGAGACCGGCACCATGGAAAAAATGCGCAAGGACGTCCTGCGCGACCTGAGCTTCATGTCCTACGCGCCGGTGCTGTTCATCTCGGCCCTGACCGGCCAGCGCACCGAGCGGCTGTTCGAGCTCATCAACTTTGTCAACGACCAGAGCGCCATGCGCATCACCACCGGCATGCTCAACAACGTCCTCGCCGACGCGCAGGCGCGCGTCCAGCCGCCGACGGACAAGGGCCGCCGCCTGAAGATCTATTACATGACGCAGACGGGCGTCAAGCCGCCGTGCTTCGTCGTGTTCTGCAACAGCCGGGAGCTGTTCCATTTTTCCTACCAGCGCTATCTGGAAAACCAGATCCGCGCCGTGTTCGGGCTGGAGGGCACGCCCATCCGCATGGTCATCCGTCAGAAGGGGGAGCAGGAATGA
- a CDS encoding DUF512 domain-containing protein — translation MHRCTISHIDPDSPLRHAAHPGDRLVSINGNPITDVLDYKYYAYDPELAVCLRRPDGTEHTVHVSKPLGGELGLDFETYLMDNAHSCANHCVFCFIDQMPPGMRPTLYFKDDDARLSFLMGNYMTLTNLSEREVQRIIHLHISPINVSVHATDPELRSFLLGNPRAGKTLEIMRRFSDGGITMNCQIVCCPGLNDGAQLQRTMHDLAALYPKVHSVSIVPVGLTKFREGLYPLTPFTPEHAAETLDLVNAFGDECVKKFGARIFFCADELYLKAGRELPPEEFYEEFTQLENGVGMLRLQQTEFRSALSLSDPPDGVPFSMAAGVSAAPFLEKLLCTAQEKYATIKGHVYAIENDFFGRSINVSGLITGQDLIAQLRGKDLGERLLISNNMVRHDELDFLDDITLEQASAALGVPIYPVDADGFALCDAMFGILPEVHLPDRGNGSTDGAEYYKYNPHKEG, via the coding sequence ATGCATCGCTGCACGATCAGCCACATCGACCCCGACAGCCCGCTGCGCCACGCGGCCCATCCCGGCGACCGGCTGGTGTCCATCAACGGCAACCCGATCACCGATGTGCTGGACTATAAATATTACGCCTATGACCCGGAGCTGGCGGTGTGCCTGCGCCGCCCGGACGGGACGGAGCACACCGTGCACGTGTCGAAGCCCCTCGGCGGCGAGCTGGGGCTGGACTTTGAGACCTACCTCATGGACAACGCCCACTCGTGCGCCAACCACTGCGTGTTCTGCTTCATCGACCAGATGCCGCCGGGTATGCGCCCGACGCTGTATTTCAAGGACGACGACGCGCGCCTGAGCTTCCTCATGGGCAATTATATGACGCTCACGAACCTGTCCGAGCGCGAGGTGCAGCGCATCATCCACCTGCACATCAGCCCCATCAATGTCTCCGTGCACGCGACGGACCCGGAGCTGCGCTCGTTCCTGCTCGGCAATCCCCGCGCGGGCAAAACGCTCGAGATCATGCGGCGCTTTTCTGACGGCGGCATCACCATGAACTGCCAGATCGTCTGCTGCCCCGGCCTGAACGACGGCGCGCAGCTGCAGCGCACGATGCACGACCTCGCGGCGCTCTATCCAAAGGTGCACAGCGTGTCGATCGTGCCGGTCGGGCTGACGAAGTTCCGCGAGGGGCTCTACCCGCTCACGCCGTTCACGCCCGAGCACGCGGCCGAGACGCTCGACCTTGTCAACGCCTTCGGCGACGAATGCGTCAAAAAATTCGGCGCGCGCATCTTCTTCTGCGCCGACGAGCTGTATCTGAAAGCGGGGCGCGAGCTGCCGCCGGAGGAATTTTACGAGGAATTCACCCAGCTGGAAAACGGCGTCGGCATGCTGCGGCTGCAGCAGACGGAGTTTCGCTCGGCGCTGAGCCTGTCCGATCCGCCGGACGGCGTGCCGTTTTCCATGGCGGCGGGTGTTTCGGCGGCGCCGTTTCTGGAAAAACTTTTGTGTACGGCGCAGGAAAAGTATGCTACAATAAAAGGACACGTCTACGCGATCGAAAATGACTTCTTCGGCCGCAGCATCAATGTCTCCGGTCTCATCACCGGGCAGGACCTCATCGCGCAGCTGCGCGGGAAGGATCTCGGCGAGCGGCTGCTGATCTCGAACAACATGGTGCGCCACGACGAGCTGGACTTTCTCGACGACATTACCCTCGAGCAGGCCAGCGCCGCGCTCGGCGTGCCCATCTACCCCGTGGACGCCGACGGCTTCGCTCTCTGCGACGCCATGTTCGGCATCCTGCCGGAGGTGCACCTGCCCGACCGGGGCAATGGCAGCACCGACGGCGCGGAATACTACAAATACAATCCCCATAAGGAGGGATAA
- the rpmF gene encoding 50S ribosomal protein L32: protein MAVPKGKVSRQRRDKRRSSHWKLTAPAIVKCPNCGAFVMPHHACKTCGKYNGRDVIKVDD from the coding sequence ATGGCAGTCCCGAAAGGAAAAGTGTCTCGACAGAGACGTGACAAGCGTCGTTCGTCCCACTGGAAGCTCACCGCTCCCGCGATTGTGAAGTGCCCGAACTGCGGCGCATTCGTCATGCCCCATCACGCCTGCAAGACCTGCGGCAAGTACAACGGACGCGACGTCATCAAGGTTGACGACTAA
- a CDS encoding DUF177 domain-containing protein, translated as MKLNLREIIEIPGGSVPFAQELDTALLDFPSVRAYTAPITAEGKVVNTAGILTLQGKLHAQMLCVCDRCGAEFPRTVDLDLHADITADAQDDDPEVFTLDGDWLDVDEVLSTSFILSMDTKCLCKPDCAGLCDRCGANLNLGPCRCQKPRDPRMAVLEQLLDNKTDEEEEAAHNSD; from the coding sequence ATGAAGCTGAATCTGAGAGAAATCATAGAAATTCCCGGCGGCAGTGTTCCGTTTGCGCAGGAGCTGGACACGGCCCTGCTCGACTTTCCCTCCGTCCGGGCCTACACCGCGCCGATCACGGCCGAGGGCAAGGTGGTCAATACGGCCGGCATCCTCACGCTGCAGGGCAAACTGCACGCGCAGATGCTGTGTGTGTGCGACCGCTGCGGCGCGGAGTTTCCGCGCACGGTCGACCTCGACCTGCACGCCGACATCACGGCGGATGCGCAGGACGACGATCCTGAGGTGTTTACGCTCGACGGAGACTGGCTCGATGTGGACGAGGTGCTCTCCACCAGCTTCATCCTCAGCATGGATACCAAGTGCCTGTGCAAGCCCGACTGTGCCGGACTGTGCGACCGCTGCGGCGCGAACCTGAACCTCGGGCCGTGCCGGTGTCAAAAACCCCGCGATCCAAGAATGGCTGTATTAGAGCAGCTTTTGGATAATAAAACTGACGAAGAAGAGGAAGCTGCTCATAACAGCGACTGA
- a CDS encoding RluA family pseudouridine synthase, translating into MKEIQIRKNDAGQRLDRFVGKAVPLLPESLLQKYIRLKRIKRNGKAAKRDVRLVEGDVLQLYINDEFFEKPTEHNAWLKIATPRLDIVYEDENILLADKKPGVLCHSAGEWSWDTLISNIQAYLRQTGEWDPKAENAFTPALCNRIDRNTGGIVIAAKNAEALRILNDKIRGREIEKSYLCVVCGRPKPAEGRLEGYLFKDAVKNQVYVTKKPQPGAKTAVTEYRTLCSARGLSLVECRLLTGRTHQIRAQMAAAGCPLLGDGKYGRERINRTYGETGQMLYSYKLTFTLPTDAGRLEYLRGRTFQVQRVPFAEKYFPDFKLS; encoded by the coding sequence ATGAAAGAGATCCAGATACGCAAAAATGACGCCGGCCAGCGGCTCGACCGCTTCGTCGGCAAGGCCGTTCCCCTGCTGCCGGAATCGCTGCTGCAGAAATATATCCGCCTCAAGCGCATCAAGCGCAACGGCAAGGCCGCCAAGCGCGACGTGCGTCTGGTCGAGGGGGACGTGCTGCAATTATACATCAACGACGAGTTTTTTGAAAAGCCCACGGAGCACAACGCCTGGCTGAAGATCGCAACGCCGCGGCTCGACATCGTCTACGAGGACGAAAACATCCTGCTGGCGGACAAAAAGCCCGGCGTGCTGTGCCACAGCGCGGGCGAGTGGAGCTGGGACACGCTCATCTCGAACATCCAGGCCTACCTGCGCCAGACCGGCGAGTGGGACCCGAAGGCGGAAAACGCCTTCACCCCAGCGCTGTGCAACCGCATCGACCGCAACACCGGCGGCATCGTCATCGCGGCGAAAAACGCCGAGGCGCTGCGCATTTTGAACGACAAGATCCGCGGCCGCGAGATCGAAAAATCCTACCTCTGCGTCGTCTGCGGCCGGCCGAAGCCCGCCGAGGGCCGGCTGGAGGGGTATCTGTTCAAGGACGCGGTGAAAAACCAGGTCTACGTGACGAAAAAGCCGCAGCCCGGTGCCAAGACCGCCGTGACGGAATACCGCACGCTGTGCTCGGCCAGGGGGCTCTCGCTCGTCGAGTGCCGGCTGCTGACCGGCCGCACGCACCAGATCCGCGCGCAGATGGCCGCCGCCGGCTGCCCCCTGCTCGGCGACGGAAAGTACGGCCGCGAGCGCATCAACCGCACCTATGGCGAGACGGGGCAGATGCTCTACTCCTACAAGCTCACGTTCACGCTGCCGACGGACGCGGGCAGGCTCGAATACCTGCGCGGGCGGACGTTTCAGGTGCAGCGCGTGCCCTTCGCAGAAAAGTATTTCCCGGATTTCAAACTTTCATAA
- a CDS encoding polysaccharide deacetylase family protein encodes MSWIVKVGKQGKKIVKKLITPAEKHYVGYTRRIERVHTTRRICAMTFDDGPMGLPASPDRFDGRTLTDVLLDTLAQYGARGSFDVIGDTSANYPDEAGKLGSAAWGGVRFDHYPDIHCDEQGGAEHNDRLIRRMLAEGHQITNHGYRHIIFGKKPFVYGAREYLPGFDAAVEDLTRLHTLMQTRYGYTMTLARPPHYVDKMTGGFTSYDVYDHMGYQYMAASFDGAGWLPSTESDPEAALQAEIRAMVEPMRKALEKDPDFFCGQIIFQKDGYNMAKRTPVAFALGEQLALLQEYGYQVVPVGELLAESPFADVGRDEPLFDRLTALAQQRAIVFSDNRLRLDNPMTVGELAMLLAPKAEAITRRVAQLRRTGRAGAYDGAMAWCRENGLVSEAAHPADHVTALPEAWFVPTDSFTRRDVYAAFRMDRL; translated from the coding sequence ATGTCCTGGATCGTTAAAGTAGGAAAGCAGGGCAAAAAGATCGTCAAGAAGCTCATTACGCCCGCAGAAAAACACTATGTCGGCTATACCCGGCGCATCGAGCGCGTGCACACGACGCGGCGCATCTGCGCCATGACGTTTGACGACGGGCCGATGGGCCTGCCCGCGTCGCCGGACCGGTTCGACGGCCGGACGCTCACGGACGTGCTGCTCGACACGCTGGCGCAGTACGGCGCGCGCGGCAGCTTCGACGTCATCGGCGACACGAGCGCCAACTACCCCGACGAGGCCGGCAAGCTCGGCAGCGCCGCGTGGGGCGGCGTGCGCTTTGACCATTACCCGGACATTCACTGCGACGAGCAGGGCGGCGCGGAGCACAACGACCGCCTCATCCGCCGCATGCTCGCCGAGGGCCACCAGATCACGAACCACGGCTACCGGCACATCATTTTCGGCAAGAAGCCGTTCGTGTACGGCGCGCGCGAATATCTCCCCGGCTTTGACGCCGCGGTGGAGGATCTCACCCGCCTGCACACGCTCATGCAGACGCGCTACGGCTATACGATGACGCTCGCGCGCCCGCCGCACTATGTGGACAAGATGACCGGCGGATTCACGAGCTACGATGTCTATGACCACATGGGCTATCAGTACATGGCGGCGTCGTTTGACGGCGCGGGCTGGCTCCCGTCCACGGAATCGGACCCGGAGGCGGCGCTGCAGGCGGAGATCCGCGCCATGGTCGAGCCGATGCGCAAGGCGCTGGAAAAAGACCCGGACTTTTTCTGCGGCCAGATCATTTTCCAGAAGGACGGCTACAACATGGCCAAGCGCACGCCGGTGGCCTTCGCCCTCGGCGAGCAGCTGGCGCTGCTGCAGGAATACGGCTATCAGGTCGTGCCGGTGGGCGAGCTGCTGGCGGAGAGCCCCTTTGCGGACGTCGGCCGCGACGAGCCGCTGTTTGACCGCCTGACGGCGCTCGCACAGCAGCGGGCGATCGTCTTTTCCGATAACCGCCTGCGGCTCGACAATCCCATGACGGTGGGCGAGCTGGCGATGCTGCTTGCGCCGAAGGCGGAGGCCATCACGCGCCGCGTCGCGCAGCTGCGCCGGACCGGCCGCGCCGGCGCTTACGACGGCGCGATGGCCTGGTGCCGGGAAAACGGCCTCGTCTCCGAGGCGGCGCACCCGGCGGATCACGTGACCGCGCTGCCGGAGGCGTGGTTCGTTCCCACGGACAGCTTCACCCGCCGGGATGTCTATGCGGCGTTCCGCATGGATCGGCTCTGA
- a CDS encoding CehA/McbA family metallohydrolase: MEVKLDLHIHSEHSPDGRMALDEIVACARARGLQGVAVCDHDRALTETLDAPDFLLIPGIELSTDRGHLLGLFVTEQIEARELDAAIDAVHACGGLAVMAHPFERSSDAQRLDAYLDRLDGIEVWNGRADRKNPQANAMACALAQRTAKPVTAGSDAHLPEEIGNGVVTLEADALTLPAVRAALLRGATAVDGRRGKARYVAESQLTKRRRTHAGAAAYVKWALFAAKCCLQDITWKGETYHVLDR, from the coding sequence ATGGAGGTCAAACTCGACCTGCACATTCATTCCGAGCACTCGCCGGACGGGCGCATGGCCCTTGACGAGATCGTCGCGTGCGCGCGTGCACGGGGCTTGCAGGGCGTCGCCGTGTGCGATCATGACCGCGCCCTGACCGAGACGTTGGACGCGCCGGATTTTCTGCTCATCCCCGGCATTGAGCTCTCGACGGATCGGGGGCATCTGCTGGGCCTGTTCGTCACCGAGCAGATCGAGGCACGGGAGCTGGACGCCGCGATCGACGCCGTGCACGCCTGCGGCGGCCTCGCCGTGATGGCGCACCCGTTCGAGCGCAGCAGCGATGCACAGCGGCTCGACGCCTACCTCGACCGGCTCGACGGCATCGAGGTCTGGAACGGCCGGGCCGACCGCAAAAACCCGCAGGCCAACGCCATGGCGTGCGCGCTTGCGCAGCGCACGGCAAAGCCGGTCACGGCCGGCAGCGACGCGCACCTGCCGGAGGAGATCGGCAACGGCGTCGTGACGCTGGAGGCCGACGCGCTGACGCTGCCGGCCGTCCGTGCGGCGCTGCTGCGCGGGGCGACGGCCGTGGACGGGCGGCGCGGAAAGGCGCGCTATGTCGCCGAGAGCCAGCTGACCAAGCGCCGGCGCACCCATGCCGGCGCGGCAGCCTATGTCAAGTGGGCGCTCTTTGCCGCAAAGTGCTGCCTGCAGGATATCACTTGGAAAGGGGAGACCTATCATGTCCTGGATCGTTAA